GCTGTCCGCATCCAGCCACTCACCGTTGATGAAGGCTTGTTGGCGGAACAACTGAGCGTCTTTGAGCTGCATGTCGGCTTCCCGAATTGTTGATTATTGAAAAGCGCCCGCGATGGGCTCGGAGCGTTTGAAATCTCAAACGAATGCTAAGCGGCTGCTGGGGTGTTGGACAATAGGCTGTTCGAAAAAAAGAACGAACGGTTGAACAGCTCGTCAAAAATTCAGGGTTTTAGGTAATTGCAACGGGCCTCTCGCGGATAAATCCGCTCCTACAGACATTACCCCTGTAGGAGCGGATTTATCCGCGATGAGGCCCGAGAAGGTTAAATCAGAACGCCGTGCCCAAATCAATCACCAGCGCCCTATACCCGACACTCCCCGGCTGCCGGCTGTGCACTTTCAGCTCCACCAGCACCTCCTGGGTACCACGCCGCACCTCATTAAGCACAGTGGTAGTCAGCTTCTCCGGGGTCAGGAAGTTCACCGAGGCTGAGTAGATGAACTGTGTATCGGTCTCCGGCCGGTAGGCGACCACCGAGGTCACCGGGCTGTACCACTCGTCGCCCCGCTCCTTGCCGTACTCCCACACCTGCTCGACCGTGCCTTTGGCCTCGTCGATCTTGTATTCCACGGCACGGCTGTAGTTTCCGGTCAGTTTGGTGGGTGAAAAGTCGCGCCCCCAGCCGTTGTCGAACACGGTCAATGTGCCTTTGCCAGTCAGCCAGGCAGTGTGCTGTGTCCAGGACCAGTCAAAACCTTCGCCCCCGACAGGGGTAAGCACTTTGTCGTGCAGGCGCTGCGGCCAGCCCTGCGGCGAAGCCAGGATCCACTTCACCTGCTTGTCGCGGCCAATCTTCGCTACGCCCTGGTGCCGCGCTGAAACGATAATGCTGTCGTCATCTGCATCGTAATCGATGGCATTGACGTGAGCCCAGTTACGCCCGGTGCCAACGCCGGGTGTGTCACCGAATGGCAGGTTGCCTTCGGCCAGTTCGTTGGCCAAACGGTCGTCCTGCTTCTGCACACCTTCAGGCAACTGGATTGCAGCCTTGCCCAAGGTTTCCAGCAAGTCCCCGCGGTAGGGGTCGAGAATCTGGTTAAGGTCCCAGAAGTCCAGCACATCACCGGCTTCGTTGACCTCAATAATATGGTCGCGGATCGAACGCACGCGCTTGCCGTCGGGGCGGCGGTAGTCACTGGTGCCAACACGCAACAGGTATGTGCCGTTGGATGTTTCGCGGATCTCGTGGGAAAAGTCGGCAAACTTGTCCGGCAGGCTGCGCTGCCAAATGCGCCGGCCCAGCAGGTCGAACTTGGAATAGGTCTGGCCCTGGCCCCAAATCAGCTTGCCGTCACGGGTCTGCTGGAAGCCCATGGTGCCACCCAGGCCATCGCGGCGGTTGGAGTCATGGATCTGCTCGATGTCCAGGTACCAACGTACATCGCCGTTGCTGTCGGCAATCCAGTTGTTACCCACCTGGTCCCACTCCGCCGCACCCCCCAAGCCGTTCCACTTGAAGGCACGGGCACCGGGAATATCGCCCTGCAGGTGGTTGAACAGGTACAACCGCTGCTCAAAGCCCGGGGCTACCTTGATCGGCTCCACCTCCGGCAGGGCAGCGGTCTGTTTCGCCACCACTGGCAAACGCACCGCCGGGGCGTAGATCTGGTAGCGCTCGCGCAAACGCTCGCCATCAAGCTTGTAGGTCACTTCCACTTCGTTGACG
The genomic region above belongs to Pseudomonas sp. PSKL.D1 and contains:
- a CDS encoding aryl-sulfate sulfotransferase, which encodes MNAKTETPALPEGACLTAKVPERGEALLGDVVVNPYRLAPLTAIIRDGGRALSAAHVRVLGRGERGVDISYDVSDRSLWTYGGIPVFGLYPDHVNEVEVTYKLDGERLRERYQIYAPAVRLPVVAKQTAALPEVEPIKVAPGFEQRLYLFNHLQGDIPGARAFKWNGLGGAAEWDQVGNNWIADSNGDVRWYLDIEQIHDSNRRDGLGGTMGFQQTRDGKLIWGQGQTYSKFDLLGRRIWQRSLPDKFADFSHEIRETSNGTYLLRVGTSDYRRPDGKRVRSIRDHIIEVNEAGDVLDFWDLNQILDPYRGDLLETLGKAAIQLPEGVQKQDDRLANELAEGNLPFGDTPGVGTGRNWAHVNAIDYDADDDSIIVSARHQGVAKIGRDKQVKWILASPQGWPQRLHDKVLTPVGGEGFDWSWTQHTAWLTGKGTLTVFDNGWGRDFSPTKLTGNYSRAVEYKIDEAKGTVEQVWEYGKERGDEWYSPVTSVVAYRPETDTQFIYSASVNFLTPEKLTTTVLNEVRRGTQEVLVELKVHSRQPGSVGYRALVIDLGTAF